One stretch of Streptomyces sp. NBC_00443 DNA includes these proteins:
- the aceE gene encoding pyruvate dehydrogenase (acetyl-transferring), homodimeric type: protein MTDPNAIQPSALDQLPDRDPEETAEWQASLDAVAKAAGPHRAAYLMRRTLERAEGTGIALPKLLETDYVNTIPTPAEPSAPGDEAMEARITAWNRWNAAAMVTRGSKYGVGGHIATFASAAWLYETGFNHFFKGKEADGSGDQLYIQGHASPGIYARAFLDGRLNEQQLDNFRRESGGDGLPSYPHPRRLPWLWEFPTVSMGLGPLSAIYQARFNRYLTNRGIKDVSASHVWAFLGDGEMDEPESTAALALASREGLDNLTFVINCNLQRLDGPVRANFKIVQELEAQFRGAGWNVVKTLWGTAWDELFQLDTTGALVRRLREVPDAQVQTYQTRDAAYIRQDFFGKDPELAEMAKLLSDDKILECFHLSRGGHEARKVYAAYKAAVEFKGAPTVILAQTVKGHTLGEGFASKNANHQMKKLTVDEFKTMRDLLELPISDAQFVDGVVPYGHPGADSPEVRYLQERRAALGGPAPARRVHPVAPLPAPSEKAFASFDKGSGSQNVATTMAFVRLIKDLVRDKESGKRWVPIVPDEARTFGMESLFPSLGIYSPKGQTYEPVDRDQLMYYKEAQNGQILNEGITEAGSMADFIAASTAYSTHGETMIPFYIFYSMFGWQRTADQMWQLGDQLGRGFLVGATAGRTTLTGEGLQHADGHSPVIAATNPAALTYDPAFAYEVAAIVKDGLRRMYGEAAPGEDQNVFYYLTVYNEPLPQPAKPAVDGVDEGIVKGLYRFNTAESAGLTPVANAPRIQLLGSGTAIHWTLKAQRLLAEEWGVAADVWSATSWTELRRDALEADAALLRGEERMPFVRQALQGAEGPVLAVSDYMRQVPDQIAQWVEQDYSSLGADGFGLSDTREAARRHFGVDAESIVVAALAQLAKRGEVKATAVKEAREKYGL from the coding sequence ATGACCGACCCCAACGCCATCCAGCCGAGCGCGCTCGACCAGCTCCCCGACCGTGATCCGGAGGAGACCGCCGAATGGCAGGCCTCACTGGACGCGGTCGCCAAGGCAGCAGGTCCGCACCGCGCCGCATACCTGATGCGCCGGACGCTGGAGCGGGCCGAGGGCACCGGCATCGCGCTGCCCAAGCTCCTCGAGACCGACTACGTCAACACCATCCCCACCCCCGCCGAGCCGTCCGCGCCCGGTGACGAGGCGATGGAAGCCCGTATCACCGCATGGAACCGCTGGAACGCGGCCGCCATGGTGACCCGCGGCTCCAAATACGGCGTCGGCGGCCACATCGCCACCTTCGCCTCCGCGGCCTGGCTCTACGAGACCGGCTTCAACCACTTCTTCAAGGGCAAGGAGGCGGACGGCTCCGGCGACCAGCTGTACATCCAGGGCCACGCCTCCCCCGGCATCTACGCCCGCGCCTTCCTCGACGGCCGGCTGAACGAGCAGCAGCTCGACAACTTCCGCCGCGAGTCCGGCGGCGACGGCCTCCCGTCGTACCCGCACCCGCGCCGCCTGCCCTGGCTGTGGGAGTTCCCGACGGTGTCCATGGGCCTCGGCCCGCTCTCGGCCATCTACCAGGCCCGCTTCAACCGGTACCTCACCAACCGCGGCATCAAGGACGTCTCCGCGTCCCACGTGTGGGCGTTCCTCGGTGACGGCGAGATGGACGAGCCCGAGTCGACGGCGGCACTCGCCCTGGCCTCCCGCGAGGGCCTGGACAACCTGACCTTCGTCATCAACTGCAACCTGCAGCGCCTCGACGGCCCGGTCCGCGCCAACTTCAAGATCGTGCAGGAGCTGGAGGCCCAGTTCCGCGGCGCCGGCTGGAACGTCGTCAAGACGCTCTGGGGCACGGCGTGGGACGAGCTGTTCCAGCTCGACACGACCGGCGCGCTCGTACGCCGGCTGCGTGAGGTACCCGACGCGCAGGTGCAGACGTACCAGACCCGCGACGCCGCCTACATCCGCCAGGACTTCTTCGGCAAGGACCCGGAGCTCGCCGAGATGGCGAAGCTGCTGAGCGACGACAAGATCCTGGAGTGCTTCCACCTCTCCCGCGGTGGTCACGAGGCGCGCAAGGTGTACGCCGCCTACAAGGCCGCCGTCGAGTTCAAGGGCGCGCCGACGGTCATCCTGGCCCAGACGGTCAAGGGCCACACCCTCGGCGAGGGCTTCGCGTCGAAGAACGCCAACCACCAGATGAAGAAGCTGACGGTGGACGAGTTCAAGACGATGCGCGACCTGCTCGAACTCCCCATCTCCGACGCGCAGTTCGTCGACGGCGTGGTTCCCTACGGCCACCCCGGCGCCGACTCCCCCGAGGTCCGCTACCTCCAGGAGCGCCGCGCGGCTCTCGGCGGCCCGGCCCCGGCCCGGCGCGTCCACCCGGTGGCGCCGCTGCCCGCCCCCTCCGAGAAGGCCTTCGCCTCCTTCGACAAGGGCTCCGGCTCCCAGAACGTGGCCACCACCATGGCCTTCGTCCGCCTGATCAAGGACCTGGTCCGCGACAAGGAGTCGGGCAAGCGCTGGGTGCCGATCGTCCCCGACGAGGCGCGCACCTTCGGTATGGAGAGCCTCTTCCCGTCCCTGGGCATCTACTCGCCCAAGGGCCAGACGTACGAGCCGGTCGACCGCGACCAGCTCATGTACTACAAGGAAGCCCAGAACGGCCAGATCCTCAACGAGGGGATCACCGAGGCCGGTTCGATGGCCGACTTCATCGCCGCGTCGACCGCGTACTCCACGCACGGCGAGACGATGATCCCGTTCTACATCTTCTACTCGATGTTCGGCTGGCAGCGCACTGCCGACCAGATGTGGCAGCTCGGCGACCAGCTCGGCCGCGGCTTCCTCGTCGGCGCCACCGCGGGCCGTACGACGCTGACGGGCGAGGGCCTCCAGCACGCCGACGGTCACTCGCCGGTGATCGCGGCGACGAACCCGGCCGCGCTGACGTACGACCCGGCCTTCGCGTACGAGGTCGCGGCGATCGTCAAGGACGGTCTGCGCCGGATGTACGGCGAGGCGGCCCCGGGCGAGGACCAGAACGTCTTCTACTACCTCACCGTCTACAACGAGCCGCTCCCGCAGCCCGCGAAGCCCGCCGTGGACGGCGTCGACGAGGGCATCGTCAAGGGCCTGTACCGCTTCAACACGGCGGAGTCGGCGGGCCTGACCCCGGTGGCGAACGCCCCGCGCATCCAGCTGCTCGGCTCCGGCACGGCGATCCACTGGACGCTCAAGGCACAGAGGCTGCTCGCCGAGGAGTGGGGCGTGGCGGCCGACGTCTGGTCGGCGACGTCCTGGACGGAGCTGCGCCGGGACGCTCTGGAGGCCGACGCGGCCCTGCTGCGCGGCGAGGAGCGGATGCCGTTCGTTCGCCAGGCGCTCCAGGGTGCCGAGGGCCCGGTGCTGGCGGTCTCCGACTACATGCGCCAGGTTCCCGACCAGATCGCGCAGTGGGTGGAGCAGGACTACTCCTCGCTGGGCGCGGACGGCTTCGGCCTCTCCGACACCCGCGAGGCGGCCCGCCGCCACTTCGGCGTCGACGCCGAGTCGATCGTCGTCGCGGCCCTGGCCCAGCTCGCGAAGCGCGGCGAGGTCAAGGCGACGGCCGTGAAGGAAGCGCGCGAGAAGTACGGCCTGTAA
- a CDS encoding cation-translocating P-type ATPase, producing the protein MGDALRVRGLHPLVQSVIQFAESAPPLREGIARRIGETATERGFAVVNLVVSTLTFRPLGATVIAVLAAARYAEVQARRGAWADWATRLAAHEGTYRHDAVPAYERPAPLPPGPGDRYANVAAPVSLAAYGLTSVGTFSHDRGLALLIAGTPRGPQSGREAFASSVGRALSDRGALVLRPEVLRRLDRIDTVVLDARVLAGRDWTVESVLRLGAGGDDGGSPEMFSSAGPRNGRPAGGSSDDAPEDAPEDAPDDAADDVPDADEIHVRIHELIDAAEAAARRARHLGGSPVPGRRDGWELRPFGDSAADGSAGDDDVPPDAAAQARQWAAEGARVVVVLRQGTPVAVAALVAQLHPLAHHLVRAAKECGQVRLVGGPPGLHRRFGLEEAVPTGHRRTAALVRSLQADGHGVAVVSPWTRRALVRGDLGIGSISDPRHVPWDADVAAPPDVVHLLLTALPEARRIGRLCARLEAVGAVAGSALALLVPRPRAWARARLVADAVTIGGVATGFWAGWRLHGRPAPAATERTPWHAMAVRQVMSRLATSSRGLDVAESARRRQFAGHDRHDGAVTLIGRVAEELANPLTPVLAVGGGISAALGSVLDAVLIGGVLGVDALVGGVQRQQADTAAERLVEATSVRVRVRRPGRAEAVEAAGDHLVRGDVIELRAGDSVPADCRVVQAQGLEVDESSLTGESLPVVKSAAPTAARAVADRTSMLYEGTTVAAGHALAVVVATGTATEAGSAGDAGPEGGPPESGVERRLKALGRWFLPLSVGAGAVLFGVDMLRRRPLGAALGSAVSLCVAAVPEGLPFVATVAELAAARRLSTRDTLVRSASTIEALGRTDVLCFDKTGTLTEGRISLQQVSDGQVSHDLQLDRSSQGTEPGRDSHGPEPGQVSHDLQPGACDPLPPALRRIVGTAALAGPPGAAADLAHPTDRAIAKGAELLGAAPARAAGLGTDTWERLAELPFEPGRGYHAVLGRSDSEARVVVKGAPEVVLARCDRIRRGDADAEPFDERLRAETEAEVDRLARRGLRVLAVAERVLPEGPPRDTAEGPGDLDDDVVDGLCLLGLLGLADPVRATAAESVDRLSRAGVRIVMVTGDHPSTAAAIARELRPEEEPRLMTGAELDALDDAALARTLPDITVFARTTPAHKVRIVTALRSAGRVVAVTGDGANDAPAIRIADVGIALGSRATPAARAAADVVVTDDRIETIVDAFVEGRAMWASVRRALGILLGGNLGEIAFTLATTLFTGRSALNARQLLLVNVLTDMLPAMAIAARPPAAHSEQLLAEGPEASLGKALTRHIRLRAAVTTVAASAAWIAARATGTRAHADTVALVALVTSQLFQTLQDAGRDPVVAAAVVGSLVVLGVVVTVPGLSHFFGSRPLGPAGWTIALASAAGSVLVPAVARGLLMRWRKFTRRQPVCSLPDDISPDKGRRTPHDAHERRPPCRRYSARS; encoded by the coding sequence GTGGGGGACGCGCTTCGGGTGCGGGGGCTGCATCCGCTGGTGCAGTCGGTGATCCAGTTCGCGGAGTCCGCACCGCCGTTGCGTGAAGGCATCGCCCGACGGATCGGCGAGACGGCGACGGAGCGCGGCTTCGCCGTGGTGAACCTGGTCGTGTCGACGCTGACGTTCCGGCCGCTGGGCGCCACCGTGATCGCCGTGCTGGCCGCAGCCCGGTACGCCGAGGTGCAGGCCCGGCGCGGGGCGTGGGCGGACTGGGCGACGCGGCTGGCCGCGCACGAGGGGACGTACCGCCACGACGCGGTGCCGGCCTACGAGCGCCCCGCGCCGCTGCCCCCGGGCCCGGGCGACCGGTACGCGAACGTGGCCGCGCCGGTGTCGCTCGCGGCGTACGGACTGACGTCGGTCGGCACCTTCAGCCACGACCGTGGGCTGGCGCTGCTGATCGCGGGAACTCCGCGCGGCCCCCAGTCCGGCCGCGAGGCGTTCGCGTCCTCGGTGGGCCGGGCCCTCTCCGACCGGGGCGCGCTGGTGCTGCGGCCGGAGGTGCTGCGCCGCCTGGACCGTATCGACACGGTGGTCCTCGACGCCCGGGTTCTGGCCGGCCGCGACTGGACGGTCGAGAGCGTCCTGCGGCTGGGAGCGGGAGGGGACGACGGCGGCAGCCCGGAGATGTTCTCCTCGGCCGGTCCCAGGAACGGCCGCCCGGCGGGCGGCAGTTCGGACGACGCCCCCGAAGACGCGCCCGAAGACGCTCCTGACGACGCTGCTGACGACGTTCCGGACGCCGACGAGATTCACGTACGCATTCACGAGCTGATCGACGCCGCGGAGGCGGCCGCCCGGCGGGCCCGGCATCTCGGGGGCTCCCCGGTGCCCGGGCGGCGGGACGGCTGGGAGTTGCGGCCGTTCGGTGACAGCGCGGCCGACGGATCGGCGGGTGACGACGACGTGCCCCCGGACGCCGCCGCGCAGGCCCGACAGTGGGCAGCGGAAGGGGCGCGGGTCGTGGTCGTGCTGCGGCAGGGGACGCCGGTGGCCGTGGCCGCCCTGGTGGCCCAACTGCATCCGCTGGCGCATCACTTGGTGCGTGCGGCGAAGGAGTGCGGTCAGGTGCGGCTGGTGGGCGGGCCGCCCGGGCTGCACCGGCGGTTCGGGCTGGAGGAGGCCGTACCCACCGGACACCGGCGCACCGCCGCGCTGGTGCGCTCCCTCCAGGCGGACGGGCACGGGGTCGCGGTGGTCTCGCCCTGGACCCGGCGCGCACTCGTCCGCGGCGACCTGGGCATCGGCTCGATCTCGGACCCCCGGCACGTCCCGTGGGACGCCGACGTGGCCGCCCCTCCCGACGTCGTGCACCTGCTGCTGACGGCCCTGCCGGAAGCCCGGCGGATCGGCCGGCTGTGCGCCCGGCTGGAGGCGGTCGGCGCGGTGGCGGGTTCGGCGTTGGCCCTGCTCGTGCCGCGTCCGCGGGCCTGGGCGCGGGCCCGCCTGGTGGCCGATGCGGTCACCATCGGCGGCGTTGCGACGGGCTTCTGGGCGGGATGGCGGCTGCACGGCCGCCCGGCCCCGGCCGCCACCGAACGCACGCCCTGGCACGCGATGGCGGTACGTCAGGTGATGTCCCGGCTCGCCACCTCGTCGCGGGGGCTGGACGTGGCGGAGTCCGCCCGGCGCCGCCAGTTCGCGGGCCACGACCGGCACGACGGTGCGGTCACCCTGATCGGCCGGGTCGCGGAGGAACTGGCCAATCCGCTCACGCCGGTTCTGGCGGTGGGCGGCGGCATCTCGGCTGCGCTCGGCTCGGTGCTGGACGCCGTGCTGATCGGCGGGGTGCTCGGCGTGGACGCGCTGGTCGGCGGCGTGCAGCGGCAGCAGGCCGACACCGCGGCGGAGCGGCTCGTCGAGGCCACCTCGGTGCGGGTGCGGGTGCGCAGGCCCGGCCGGGCGGAGGCGGTGGAGGCGGCCGGCGATCACCTGGTGCGCGGCGACGTGATCGAACTGCGGGCCGGCGATTCGGTCCCGGCGGACTGCCGCGTCGTGCAGGCACAGGGCCTCGAGGTGGACGAGTCGAGCCTCACCGGCGAGTCCCTTCCGGTCGTGAAGAGCGCAGCCCCGACCGCTGCCCGCGCGGTCGCGGACCGTACGTCGATGCTCTACGAGGGCACGACGGTGGCGGCCGGCCACGCCCTCGCCGTCGTGGTCGCCACCGGGACGGCCACCGAGGCGGGCAGCGCGGGCGATGCGGGCCCCGAGGGCGGGCCGCCGGAGAGCGGGGTGGAGCGGCGGCTGAAGGCGCTCGGCCGGTGGTTCCTGCCCCTCTCCGTCGGCGCGGGCGCCGTCCTCTTCGGCGTCGACATGCTGCGCCGACGGCCCCTGGGCGCCGCCCTGGGTTCCGCGGTGAGCCTGTGCGTGGCGGCCGTACCGGAGGGGCTGCCGTTCGTCGCCACGGTCGCCGAGCTGGCCGCCGCCCGCAGGCTGTCCACGCGCGACACCCTGGTCCGCAGCGCCTCCACCATCGAGGCGCTGGGCCGCACCGACGTGCTCTGCTTCGACAAGACCGGCACCCTCACCGAGGGCCGGATCAGCCTCCAGCAGGTCTCCGACGGCCAGGTCTCCCACGACCTGCAGCTCGACCGGAGTTCCCAGGGAACGGAGCCGGGCCGGGACTCCCATGGGCCGGAGCCCGGCCAGGTCTCCCACGACCTGCAGCCCGGTGCGTGCGACCCGCTGCCCCCTGCGCTGCGCCGGATCGTCGGTACGGCCGCCCTCGCCGGACCGCCGGGCGCCGCCGCGGACCTCGCCCATCCCACCGACCGGGCCATCGCGAAGGGGGCCGAGCTGCTCGGCGCCGCTCCGGCCCGGGCTGCCGGGCTCGGGACGGACACCTGGGAGCGGCTGGCGGAGCTGCCGTTCGAGCCGGGGCGCGGCTATCACGCCGTGCTGGGGCGGTCCGACAGCGAGGCACGGGTCGTCGTCAAGGGCGCGCCGGAGGTCGTACTGGCCCGCTGCGACCGCATCCGGCGGGGCGACGCCGATGCCGAACCGTTCGACGAGCGGCTGCGCGCGGAGACGGAGGCGGAGGTCGACCGGCTGGCCCGGCGCGGACTCAGGGTGCTGGCGGTCGCCGAGCGCGTGCTGCCCGAGGGCCCACCGCGGGACACCGCCGAGGGGCCGGGCGACCTCGACGACGACGTGGTCGACGGGCTCTGCCTGTTGGGCCTGCTGGGCCTCGCGGACCCGGTGCGGGCCACCGCCGCCGAGAGCGTGGACCGGCTGTCGCGGGCCGGGGTGCGCATCGTCATGGTGACCGGCGACCACCCCAGCACGGCCGCCGCGATCGCCCGGGAGCTGCGTCCCGAGGAGGAGCCGCGCCTGATGACCGGGGCGGAGCTGGACGCCCTGGACGATGCGGCGCTCGCCAGGACGCTGCCGGACATCACCGTGTTCGCCCGGACCACCCCGGCGCACAAGGTCCGTATCGTCACCGCGCTGCGCTCGGCCGGCCGCGTCGTGGCCGTCACCGGCGACGGTGCCAACGACGCGCCCGCGATCCGCATCGCCGACGTCGGTATCGCGCTCGGCTCCCGGGCCACCCCTGCGGCCCGTGCCGCCGCCGACGTGGTCGTCACCGACGACCGGATCGAGACGATCGTCGACGCCTTCGTCGAGGGCAGGGCCATGTGGGCCTCGGTGCGCAGAGCCCTGGGCATCCTGCTCGGCGGCAACCTGGGGGAGATCGCCTTCACCCTCGCCACCACGCTGTTCACCGGGCGCAGTGCGCTGAACGCCCGCCAGCTGCTCCTGGTCAACGTGCTCACCGACATGCTGCCTGCCATGGCCATCGCCGCCCGGCCGCCCGCCGCGCACAGCGAGCAGCTGCTCGCGGAGGGCCCGGAGGCATCGCTCGGCAAGGCCCTGACCCGGCACATCCGGCTGCGCGCCGCCGTCACCACCGTGGCCGCCAGTGCCGCCTGGATCGCCGCCCGGGCGACCGGCACCCGGGCGCACGCCGACACCGTCGCCCTGGTCGCCCTGGTGACGTCGCAGTTGTTCCAGACGCTCCAGGACGCGGGCCGTGACCCGGTGGTGGCGGCTGCCGTGGTGGGGTCGCTGGTGGTGCTGGGCGTGGTCGTGACCGTGCCGGGGCTCAGCCACTTCTTCGGCAGCCGGCCCCTCGGTCCGGCCGGCTGGACGATCGCGCTGGCGTCGGCGGCGGGGTCGGTGCTGGTGCCCGCGGTGGCCCGGGGGCTCTTGATGCGCTGGCGAAAGTTCACCCGCAGGCAACCCGTGTGCAGCCTGCCGGATGACATCAGCCCGGACAAAGGGAGGCGTACCCCGCACGACGCACACGAAAGGCGGCCACCATGCCGCAGATACTCGGCACGATCCTGA
- a CDS encoding GntR family transcriptional regulator: MHSLREQIREHILEGIISGRWQPGERIVERRIATELEVSQTPVREALRELESLRLIESAPNKGVRVRSLTAADLEESYPVRAGLEAIAAELAADRLAEDCSALEPHVAALYEADRLSDGTGQVRHTVAFHRELVRAAGNSVLLHTWEGLGIEVFTALSIRWLGTVQQSYAEEHEELVAAFQRRDPRIAEMVKSHVLGCAPRHEGE, encoded by the coding sequence ATCCACTCGCTGCGCGAACAGATCCGCGAGCACATCCTGGAGGGGATCATCAGCGGGCGCTGGCAGCCGGGCGAGCGGATCGTGGAACGGCGGATCGCCACCGAGCTGGAGGTCAGCCAGACGCCGGTGCGGGAGGCGCTGCGTGAGCTGGAGTCGCTGCGGCTGATCGAGTCCGCGCCCAACAAGGGCGTCCGGGTACGGAGTCTGACCGCGGCCGACCTGGAGGAGAGCTACCCGGTCCGGGCGGGCCTCGAGGCCATCGCCGCGGAACTCGCGGCCGACCGCCTCGCGGAGGACTGCTCCGCCCTGGAGCCGCATGTCGCCGCCCTGTACGAGGCGGACCGCCTCTCCGACGGCACGGGCCAGGTGCGGCACACGGTCGCCTTCCACCGGGAGCTGGTGCGGGCGGCGGGCAACTCGGTGCTGCTGCACACCTGGGAGGGCCTCGGCATCGAGGTGTTCACGGCCCTGTCGATCCGGTGGCTGGGGACGGTGCAGCAGTCGTACGCGGAGGAGCACGAGGAGTTGGTGGCCGCGTTCCAGCGCCGGGATCCGCGGATCGCCGAGATGGTCAAGTCCCACGTACTCGGGTGCGCGCCGCGGCACGAAGGCGAGTAG
- the sucB gene encoding 2-oxoglutarate dehydrogenase, E2 component, dihydrolipoamide succinyltransferase: MAVSVTLPALGESVTEGTVTRWLKAEGERVEADEPLLEVSTDKVDTEIPSPAAGVLASIKVAEDETVEVGAELAVIDDGTGAPAAAPAPAAEPAPAAEPEPAAEPEPAPQAAAPSTEQAAPAPAPTAEAAAGGGSAEGTDVVLPALGESVTEGTVTRWLKSVGDSVEADEPLLEVSTDKVDTEIPAPASGTLLEIVVGEDETAEVGAKLAVIGAAGAAPAAAPAQEAPAPAAAAPAAPAAPAAPAAPAAPAAPAAAAPAPAQPAAPAPAPAAPAPVTPAPAAPAAAKPTDEGAYVTPLVRKLAAENGVDLAAVKGTGVGGRIRKQDVIAAAEAAKAAAAAPAPAAAAPAAAAKKAPALEASPLRGQTVKMPRIRKVIGDNMVKALHEQAQLSSVVEVDVTRLMKLRGRAKDSFAAREGVKLSPMPFFVKAAAQALKAHAPVNAKINEAEGTITYFDTENIGIAVDSEKGLMTPVIKHAGDLNIAGIAKATADLAGKVRANKITPDELSGATFTISNTGSRGALFDTIIVPPGQVAILGIGATVKRPAVIETEEGTVIGVRDMTYLTLSYDHRLVDGADAARYLTAVKAILEAGEFEVELGL; this comes from the coding sequence ATGGCGGTTTCCGTAACCCTTCCGGCGCTCGGCGAGAGCGTCACCGAGGGCACTGTCACCCGCTGGCTGAAGGCCGAGGGTGAGCGCGTCGAGGCCGACGAGCCGCTGCTCGAGGTCTCCACCGACAAGGTCGACACCGAGATCCCCTCCCCCGCCGCCGGCGTCCTGGCCTCCATCAAGGTCGCCGAGGACGAGACGGTCGAGGTCGGTGCCGAGCTGGCCGTGATCGACGACGGCACGGGCGCCCCCGCTGCTGCCCCGGCCCCCGCCGCCGAGCCCGCCCCGGCCGCCGAACCGGAGCCGGCCGCCGAGCCGGAGCCGGCCCCGCAGGCCGCTGCCCCGTCCACCGAGCAGGCCGCTCCCGCCCCGGCTCCCACCGCCGAGGCCGCCGCCGGCGGCGGTTCCGCCGAGGGCACGGACGTCGTCCTGCCCGCGCTCGGCGAGTCCGTCACCGAGGGCACCGTCACCCGCTGGCTGAAGTCGGTCGGTGACAGCGTCGAGGCCGACGAGCCGCTGCTTGAGGTGTCGACGGACAAGGTCGACACCGAGATCCCCGCCCCGGCCTCCGGCACGCTGCTGGAGATCGTGGTGGGCGAGGACGAGACGGCCGAGGTCGGTGCCAAGCTGGCCGTCATCGGTGCCGCGGGTGCCGCTCCGGCGGCCGCCCCGGCCCAGGAGGCTCCGGCCCCCGCCGCCGCTGCCCCGGCCGCCCCCGCGGCTCCGGCCGCTCCGGCTGCCCCCGCCGCTCCGGCCGCGCCCGCCGCTGCCGCCCCGGCTCCGGCCCAGCCCGCTGCTCCGGCTCCCGCGCCGGCCGCCCCGGCCCCGGTCACCCCGGCTCCGGCCGCTCCGGCCGCCGCCAAGCCGACCGACGAGGGCGCCTACGTCACCCCGCTGGTGCGCAAGCTCGCCGCCGAGAACGGCGTCGACCTGGCCGCCGTCAAGGGCACCGGCGTCGGCGGCCGTATCCGCAAGCAGGACGTCATCGCCGCCGCCGAGGCCGCGAAGGCCGCCGCCGCTGCTCCGGCTCCCGCCGCTGCCGCCCCGGCCGCCGCCGCGAAGAAGGCGCCGGCGCTGGAGGCCTCGCCCCTGCGTGGCCAGACCGTCAAGATGCCGCGTATCCGCAAGGTCATCGGCGACAACATGGTCAAGGCGCTGCACGAGCAGGCGCAGCTGTCGTCGGTCGTCGAGGTCGACGTCACGCGCCTGATGAAGCTGCGCGGCCGGGCGAAGGACTCCTTCGCCGCCCGCGAAGGCGTCAAGCTCTCCCCGATGCCGTTCTTCGTCAAGGCCGCGGCCCAGGCGCTGAAGGCGCACGCGCCCGTCAACGCCAAGATCAACGAGGCCGAGGGCACGATCACCTACTTCGACACCGAGAACATCGGTATCGCGGTGGACTCGGAGAAGGGCCTGATGACCCCGGTCATCAAGCACGCGGGCGACCTCAACATCGCCGGCATCGCCAAGGCCACGGCCGACCTGGCGGGCAAGGTCCGCGCCAACAAGATCACGCCCGACGAGCTGTCCGGCGCGACCTTCACCATCTCCAACACCGGTTCGCGCGGTGCGCTCTTCGACACGATCATCGTGCCGCCGGGCCAGGTCGCGATCCTCGGCATCGGCGCCACGGTCAAGCGCCCGGCCGTCATCGAGACGGAGGAGGGCACGGTCATCGGCGTCCGCGACATGACCTACCTGACCCTGTCCTACGACCACCGTCTGGTGGACGGTGCCGACGCGGCCCGTTACCTGACGGCGGTCAAGGCGATCCTTGAGGCGGGCGAGTTCGAGGTCGAGCTCGGCCTGTAA
- the lpdA gene encoding dihydrolipoyl dehydrogenase — MANDASTVFDLVILGGGSGGYAAALRGAQLGLDVALIEKDKVGGTCLHRGCIPTKALLHAGEIADQARESEQFGVKASFEGIDIAGVHKYKDGVISGLYKGLQGLVASRKVTYIEGEGRLSSPTSVDVNGRRVQGRHVLLATGSVPKSLPGLEIDGNRIISSDHALVLDRVPKSAIVLGGGVIGVEFASAWKSFGTDVTVIEGLKHLVPVEDENSSKLLERAFRKRGIKFNLGTFFSKAEYTADGVKVTLADGKEFEAEVLLVAVGRGPVSAGLGYEEQGVAMDRGYVLVDEYMRTNVPTISAVGDLVPTLQLAHVGFAEGILVAERLAGLKTVPIDYDGVPRVTYCHPEVASVGITEAKAKEIYGADKVVALKYNLAGNGKSKILNTSGEIKLVQVKDGAVVGVHMVGDRMGEQVGEAQLIYNWEALPAEVAQLIHAHPTQNEALGEAHLALAGKPLHSHD, encoded by the coding sequence GTGGCGAACGACGCCAGCACCGTTTTCGACCTAGTGATCCTCGGCGGTGGTAGTGGCGGTTACGCCGCGGCCCTGCGCGGGGCGCAGCTGGGCCTGGACGTCGCCCTGATCGAGAAGGACAAGGTCGGCGGCACCTGCCTGCACCGGGGTTGCATCCCCACCAAGGCCCTGCTGCACGCGGGCGAGATCGCCGACCAGGCTCGTGAGAGCGAGCAGTTCGGTGTGAAGGCCAGCTTCGAGGGCATCGACATCGCCGGTGTCCACAAGTACAAGGACGGCGTGATCTCCGGCCTCTACAAGGGCCTGCAGGGACTCGTCGCCTCCCGCAAGGTGACCTACATCGAGGGTGAGGGCCGGCTGTCCTCCCCCACCTCCGTCGACGTGAACGGCCGGCGCGTCCAGGGCCGCCACGTCCTGCTGGCGACCGGCTCCGTGCCGAAGTCGCTGCCGGGCCTGGAGATCGACGGCAACCGCATCATCTCCTCGGACCACGCCCTCGTCCTGGACCGCGTCCCGAAGTCGGCGATCGTCCTCGGCGGCGGTGTCATCGGCGTCGAGTTCGCCTCCGCCTGGAAGTCCTTCGGTACGGACGTCACCGTCATCGAGGGCCTGAAGCACCTCGTCCCGGTCGAGGACGAGAACAGCTCGAAGCTTCTTGAGCGCGCCTTCCGCAAGCGCGGCATCAAGTTCAACCTGGGCACCTTCTTCTCGAAGGCCGAGTACACCGCCGACGGCGTCAAGGTCACCCTCGCCGACGGCAAGGAGTTCGAGGCCGAGGTCCTGCTCGTCGCCGTCGGCCGCGGCCCGGTCTCCGCCGGTCTCGGCTACGAGGAGCAGGGCGTCGCCATGGACCGCGGCTACGTCCTCGTCGACGAGTACATGCGCACCAACGTCCCGACCATCTCCGCCGTCGGTGACCTCGTCCCGACCCTCCAGCTCGCGCACGTCGGCTTCGCCGAGGGCATCCTGGTGGCGGAGCGTCTGGCCGGTCTGAAGACCGTTCCGATCGACTACGACGGTGTCCCGCGGGTGACCTACTGCCACCCGGAGGTCGCCTCCGTCGGCATCACCGAGGCCAAGGCCAAGGAGATCTACGGCGCGGACAAGGTCGTCGCTCTGAAGTACAACCTCGCGGGCAACGGCAAGAGCAAGATCCTCAACACCTCGGGCGAGATCAAGCTCGTCCAGGTCAAGGACGGCGCCGTGGTCGGCGTCCACATGGTCGGCGACCGCATGGGCGAGCAGGTCGGCGAAGCCCAGCTGATCTACAACTGGGAGGCGCTGCCCGCCGAGGTCGCCCAGCTCATCCACGCCCACCCGACGCAGAATGAGGCGCTCGGCGAGGCCCACCTGGCCCTGGCCGGCAAGCCGCTGCACTCGCACGACTGA